A genomic segment from Gracilimonas sediminicola encodes:
- the scpB gene encoding SMC-Scp complex subunit ScpB, whose translation MRNDYEFVDGTRLSSVIEALIFASEEPIPGSKIREIIVDNEEQIEITEETVSDFVDKLNERYDENGLSFRIQALGGGYTFVTQKKYHYWLSIFQHENAYRKLSQSAIESLAIVAYRQPITKPEVDQIRGVDSGYILRQLMEKALIEVSGRADSPGKPLLYRTTKHFLRHFGINSVDELPKPREIDEILKDDDMAEHRQLLMERQLMMEEMNDEDEEVTKEDVAEELLTEYQEKKAVRESEEHEEVEEEQAQPENENEERETNEEE comes from the coding sequence ATGAGAAACGATTATGAATTTGTTGATGGCACCCGGCTTTCATCGGTGATTGAAGCACTGATTTTTGCCAGTGAGGAGCCTATTCCCGGTTCTAAAATCCGGGAAATCATTGTTGATAATGAAGAACAGATTGAAATTACCGAAGAAACGGTATCTGATTTCGTTGACAAGCTGAACGAACGCTATGATGAAAATGGACTGAGCTTTCGTATTCAGGCGCTGGGTGGGGGGTATACCTTTGTCACCCAGAAGAAATATCATTACTGGCTCAGCATCTTTCAGCACGAAAATGCCTACCGGAAGCTGTCGCAGTCAGCGATTGAGTCGCTTGCCATTGTGGCCTATCGCCAGCCCATCACCAAGCCGGAAGTGGACCAGATTCGCGGTGTTGACTCCGGGTACATCTTGCGACAGCTGATGGAGAAAGCATTGATTGAAGTTTCCGGCCGAGCCGATAGTCCCGGAAAGCCGCTCTTATACCGAACTACAAAGCATTTTCTGCGTCATTTTGGAATTAACTCGGTGGATGAATTGCCGAAGCCACGCGAGATCGATGAAATTCTGAAGGATGATGATATGGCTGAGCATCGTCAGTTATTGATGGAGCGTCAGCTTATGATGGAGGAAATGAATGATGAAGATGAAGAAGTTACCAAAGAAGACGTTGCCGAAGAATTGCTGACCGAATACCAGGAAAAGAAGGCAGTCAGAGAATCAGAAGAACATGAAGAGGTTGAGGAAGAACAAGCTCAGCCTGAAAATG
- a CDS encoding succinylglutamate desuccinylase/aspartoacylase domain-containing protein → MHNEKETEQKKDDTNRIIWSHEAEVGPIFVVFAGVHGNETAGINACKQIANALESMKGDMQGSVYMISGNKTAIEEGVRYIDFDLNRIWNELDSGSDELRESAEWKEALEIREIIKGLIGRYSDDMKEIYFIDLHTTSAKSCAFIPFNDTLENRRIALRFPVPQILGIEESIHGTLLSYINDLGYPAIGFEAGSHTDPLSIERTEAFLWIYLDYVNIVNLGIKELRQLEEKLRPESDIPIKYYEIDHHYMVEDPLTFRMKKGYVNFDSIRKGDFLAYDDHQRINAPVSGFIFMPLYQKKGNDGFFILKGRSPFWLEISSIFRDSFLNNYLHYLPGVEEFQPGAYSVNLTIARFFVKEIFHLLGYRVIRKDENRLICYKRI, encoded by the coding sequence ATGCACAACGAAAAGGAAACAGAACAAAAAAAGGACGATACAAACAGGATAATATGGAGTCATGAAGCAGAAGTAGGTCCCATATTTGTGGTTTTTGCGGGAGTGCATGGAAATGAGACGGCCGGGATAAATGCTTGCAAGCAGATTGCCAATGCCCTTGAATCCATGAAAGGTGATATGCAGGGTTCGGTGTATATGATAAGCGGTAATAAAACTGCGATAGAAGAAGGGGTAAGATATATAGATTTTGATCTGAACCGAATTTGGAACGAGCTTGACTCAGGTTCCGATGAATTGCGTGAATCAGCTGAATGGAAGGAGGCCCTGGAAATAAGGGAGATTATTAAGGGACTGATTGGCAGATACAGTGATGATATGAAGGAGATTTACTTCATTGATTTACATACTACATCGGCTAAAAGCTGTGCATTCATTCCCTTTAATGATACGCTTGAAAACCGCAGAATTGCCTTGCGGTTTCCGGTTCCCCAAATACTGGGAATCGAAGAATCTATACACGGAACATTACTCAGTTATATCAACGATCTGGGTTACCCTGCGATTGGTTTTGAAGCAGGCAGCCACACCGACCCACTTTCAATCGAGCGAACCGAAGCCTTTCTTTGGATATATCTCGATTACGTCAACATTGTGAATCTGGGAATTAAGGAGCTAAGGCAACTTGAAGAGAAACTAAGGCCTGAGTCGGATATCCCCATCAAATACTATGAAATTGATCATCATTATATGGTCGAAGACCCTTTAACTTTCAGGATGAAAAAGGGGTATGTAAATTTTGACAGCATACGGAAAGGAGATTTTCTGGCTTATGACGATCATCAGAGAATTAATGCCCCTGTATCCGGATTCATATTTATGCCTCTATATCAGAAGAAAGGAAATGACGGCTTTTTTATTCTTAAAGGACGTTCACCTTTCTGGCTCGAAATATCTTCGATTTTCAGAGACAGCTTCCTTAACAACTATCTGCATTATCTGCCCGGGGTAGAAGAATTTCAACCCGGTGCTTATTCCGTAAATCTTACCATTGCGCGGTTCTTCGTGAAGGAAATTTTTCACCTTCTGGGCTACAGAGTTATCAGAAAGGATGAAAACAGGTTGATTTGCTACAAACGTATATAA
- a CDS encoding CBS domain-containing protein, producing MGEERVKLADDNEQVQNFMKHVFRDMRALKTMLENDWFETDTIRIGAEQELCMVDPNGKVFSKSMEVLEKLGDGNYTTEFARFNLEINMEPLEFTGNSLSQMEHDLHEDVERVRKVVREMGGDILLTGILPTIRKMDVDIKNLTPLQRYEALCEAINRLRGKEFELRIQGMDELLMKFDSPLLEACNTGFQVHLQVKPDEFVNRYNIAQAVTAPVLACAVNSPVLFGKRLWAETRVALFHQSIDTRQVGEHLRDSSPRVTFGNQWLEDSILDIYKEDISRYRVMLSAEVEEEVEKLMEEGKAPELMALKVHNSSVYRWNRPCYGISNGKPHLRIENRIFPSGPTVVDEVSNAAFWLGLLNGFEDEYKDITKELDFDNARMNFFAASKMGLDTKFMWTGDRKVSAVDLIKDELLPIARNGLKKADINSSDIDTYLGVIEERVKSAQTGSYWVVKSYGNLVKESNRDQALTAITSAMMKNQNKGEPVHKWGLAKLEDLENWKPSSLMVEEFMTTDLFTVHKDDILEFVANLLDWRKIRYLPVEDDQKHLIGLITMRQLLREYSKAEDAGEDTGTKTVSDIMLQNPITIHPEASIMEAMRILREQKIGCLPVVKNSRLIGIISEGNFMKITIRLLKTLENQK from the coding sequence ATGGGAGAAGAGCGCGTAAAGCTTGCTGATGATAACGAACAGGTGCAGAACTTCATGAAGCACGTGTTCCGCGATATGCGGGCCTTGAAAACCATGCTTGAAAATGACTGGTTTGAAACCGATACCATAAGAATTGGGGCCGAGCAGGAGCTTTGTATGGTTGATCCGAATGGCAAGGTGTTTTCAAAGTCGATGGAAGTTCTGGAAAAACTTGGAGACGGAAATTACACCACTGAGTTTGCCCGCTTCAATCTGGAAATCAATATGGAGCCGTTGGAATTTACCGGCAACAGCCTTTCACAGATGGAGCATGATCTTCATGAAGATGTGGAGCGTGTTAGGAAAGTGGTTAGAGAGATGGGGGGCGATATTTTACTTACGGGTATTTTGCCAACCATCCGAAAGATGGATGTGGATATCAAAAATTTAACCCCGCTCCAGCGTTATGAGGCTCTGTGTGAAGCGATTAATAGACTGAGAGGTAAAGAGTTTGAACTTCGCATTCAGGGGATGGATGAGTTGCTGATGAAATTTGATTCTCCCTTGTTGGAAGCTTGCAATACCGGGTTTCAGGTACATTTACAGGTTAAGCCTGATGAATTTGTAAACCGATACAATATTGCACAAGCGGTTACCGCTCCCGTTTTAGCCTGTGCGGTAAATTCCCCCGTCCTATTCGGGAAGCGCCTTTGGGCAGAAACCCGGGTAGCCCTTTTTCATCAATCCATCGATACCCGGCAGGTGGGAGAGCATCTGCGGGACTCAAGTCCACGTGTAACCTTTGGGAACCAATGGTTGGAAGACAGTATCCTTGATATTTATAAGGAAGATATTTCCCGATACCGCGTAATGCTGAGTGCAGAAGTTGAGGAAGAAGTGGAAAAACTTATGGAAGAAGGAAAGGCACCAGAGCTTATGGCGCTTAAAGTGCATAATTCTTCGGTGTATAGGTGGAACAGGCCTTGTTATGGTATTAGTAACGGAAAGCCCCATTTGAGAATTGAAAATCGAATATTTCCATCGGGACCCACAGTTGTAGATGAAGTGTCAAATGCAGCTTTTTGGCTGGGGCTGTTGAATGGATTTGAAGATGAGTACAAGGATATTACCAAAGAATTGGATTTTGATAACGCCCGGATGAACTTTTTTGCAGCATCCAAAATGGGTCTGGATACCAAATTTATGTGGACGGGTGATCGGAAAGTATCGGCGGTTGATTTGATTAAAGACGAACTGTTGCCGATTGCTCGAAATGGGTTGAAAAAAGCTGACATCAATTCTTCTGACATTGACACCTACCTTGGTGTGATAGAGGAGAGGGTGAAAAGCGCACAAACCGGATCCTATTGGGTTGTTAAATCTTATGGAAATTTAGTTAAAGAGAGTAACAGAGATCAGGCACTTACAGCCATCACTTCAGCGATGATGAAGAATCAAAACAAAGGAGAACCTGTTCATAAATGGGGGTTAGCGAAATTGGAAGATTTGGAAAACTGGAAACCGTCATCCCTGATGGTTGAAGAGTTTATGACTACCGACCTGTTTACCGTTCATAAAGATGATATACTCGAATTTGTTGCCAACCTGTTAGACTGGCGAAAGATCAGGTATTTACCCGTAGAAGATGATCAGAAGCACTTAATAGGGTTGATCACCATGAGGCAATTGCTGCGTGAATACTCAAAAGCTGAGGATGCAGGTGAAGACACAGGCACTAAAACCGTAAGCGATATCATGCTTCAAAATCCTATTACGATTCACCCGGAGGCATCTATAATGGAGGCTATGAGAATACTGAGGGAACAAAAGATTGGTTGTCTCCCGGTAGTGAAAAACAGCCGGCTTATAGGAATAATATCGGAGGGTAATTTTATGAAGATTACCATTCGTCTTCTGAAAACACTTGAAAACCAAAAATAA
- the priA gene encoding replication restart helicase PriA, with translation MSIFVDVALPAAVRKQFTYHVPKELMASVQPGQRVWIPFRNYYAIGVIVGVHNQTPSFKTKPLRKILDEDPLLSQELLKLTQWISRFYYSSWGETIQAALPAGLNFVSRKYLRVSESVDDAGLSEDQKEIIEDLQQSETTLNEAKKRYKGTGLNKVFSKLLKKKVIEIWEEPDLKVTVATERQWIWAEGRNEESVQAFLESDDANSELKWIEALSYIAERIPIRQSDISEESVLTSYTLKKLRDEGWITYQDVEKKTEIDHLSHEPESIKTLNEDQEKAFEKISESLTKEEFANYLLFGITGSGKTEVYIHALKQVVENGKGGIVLVPEIALTPQTVSRFYRIFGDQIAVLHSRMTNRERLQAWKDLNSGKKNIAIGPRSAVFAPVQNLGLIILDEEHDSSYKQMDPAPRYHARETAIVRARENDAVVIMGSATPSMQALNMAAKGKCEMLELKKRHAEAKLPEVEVLDLKQYKGAMRGELAVPLFMEMEEALEKGEQIILLYNRRGYASYLQCEDCGHIPQSPECSVSLTYHKRKNLLMCHYSGYSRRADTNCEHCGSPNLKVQGSGTQNIEEQLGDLFPEASVIRFDRDSTSRKGAHEQILNTFGEGEADILIGTQLVAKGLDFPNVTVVGVIDTDTELAFPSFQATERMYQLLSQVSGRSGRGEKAGTVFLQSRQPENPAIQFAKKHDHRGFARQEMEFRKPLYYPPYSRLIQFELKSTKEQEVSQAAHQLTSSIGRVVPELAVLGPSPGAIPWMNKKYIWEVTLKIDPEKGAGYIEAVVEKIMGVYEAETKGRFSSVRVNVNVDAIQ, from the coding sequence TTGTCCATTTTTGTTGATGTAGCTTTACCGGCAGCGGTCCGAAAGCAGTTTACTTATCACGTGCCTAAAGAGCTTATGGCTTCTGTACAGCCCGGGCAGCGCGTGTGGATACCATTCAGAAACTACTATGCCATTGGTGTGATTGTCGGTGTTCACAATCAAACTCCTTCTTTCAAAACAAAGCCCCTGCGAAAAATACTGGATGAGGATCCTCTTCTGTCGCAGGAGCTTTTGAAGCTTACCCAATGGATTTCAAGGTTCTATTATAGCAGCTGGGGAGAAACAATTCAGGCTGCTCTGCCGGCGGGTTTGAACTTCGTTTCCCGCAAATACCTGAGAGTATCTGAATCGGTTGATGATGCAGGATTGAGCGAAGACCAAAAGGAAATTATTGAAGACCTTCAACAATCAGAAACAACGCTGAATGAAGCCAAGAAAAGGTATAAGGGAACGGGTTTAAATAAAGTATTCTCAAAGCTGCTTAAAAAGAAAGTAATCGAGATTTGGGAAGAGCCAGACCTGAAGGTGACGGTAGCTACAGAGCGGCAATGGATATGGGCTGAAGGAAGAAATGAAGAATCGGTACAAGCGTTTTTAGAAAGTGACGATGCTAACAGTGAATTGAAGTGGATAGAAGCACTTTCATATATCGCTGAAAGAATTCCCATTCGGCAATCTGATATTTCAGAGGAGTCGGTTCTAACCTCATACACCCTAAAAAAACTGCGTGATGAAGGCTGGATTACCTATCAGGATGTGGAGAAGAAAACCGAAATCGATCACCTATCTCATGAACCGGAATCCATAAAAACCCTAAATGAGGATCAGGAAAAAGCCTTTGAGAAAATAAGTGAATCACTGACGAAAGAAGAGTTTGCCAATTATTTACTGTTTGGAATTACAGGGAGTGGAAAGACCGAAGTATATATCCATGCGCTCAAACAAGTGGTGGAGAATGGTAAAGGCGGCATAGTGTTAGTTCCTGAGATTGCACTTACGCCGCAAACGGTATCCCGGTTCTACCGCATTTTTGGTGATCAGATTGCTGTTCTACACAGCCGAATGACAAACCGTGAACGGCTGCAGGCCTGGAAAGATCTGAATTCAGGGAAAAAGAACATCGCCATTGGGCCACGATCAGCAGTGTTTGCTCCGGTACAAAATCTGGGGCTTATTATTCTGGATGAAGAACACGACAGCTCGTACAAGCAAATGGATCCCGCTCCCAGGTATCATGCCCGGGAAACGGCGATTGTGAGAGCCCGGGAAAACGACGCTGTTGTCATTATGGGGTCGGCTACGCCAAGCATGCAGGCATTGAATATGGCGGCCAAAGGGAAGTGCGAAATGTTGGAACTAAAAAAACGCCATGCCGAAGCAAAGCTACCCGAAGTGGAGGTGCTGGATCTAAAACAGTATAAAGGAGCTATGCGAGGCGAACTGGCGGTTCCTCTTTTTATGGAGATGGAAGAAGCTTTAGAAAAAGGAGAGCAAATTATCTTGTTGTACAACCGGCGCGGCTATGCCAGTTATCTGCAATGTGAAGATTGCGGGCATATCCCCCAAAGCCCGGAATGTTCGGTTAGCCTGACGTATCACAAGCGTAAAAACCTGCTAATGTGCCATTACTCAGGGTATTCCCGCCGTGCCGATACCAACTGCGAGCATTGCGGTTCTCCAAACCTGAAAGTGCAAGGATCGGGAACGCAAAATATCGAAGAGCAACTCGGAGATTTGTTCCCTGAGGCAAGCGTAATCCGGTTTGACCGTGATTCCACCTCCCGAAAAGGGGCTCATGAACAGATTCTGAATACATTCGGGGAAGGTGAAGCAGATATATTAATTGGAACTCAATTAGTGGCCAAAGGACTCGATTTCCCAAATGTAACGGTGGTAGGGGTGATTGATACCGACACGGAATTGGCCTTTCCCTCATTTCAGGCAACAGAAAGAATGTACCAACTGCTGAGCCAGGTTTCAGGAAGATCGGGGCGAGGAGAGAAGGCCGGCACCGTATTTCTTCAAAGCCGGCAGCCGGAAAATCCAGCTATCCAGTTTGCTAAAAAACACGATCACCGGGGATTTGCACGACAGGAGATGGAATTCAGGAAACCGCTTTATTACCCGCCTTATTCACGCCTGATACAGTTTGAGCTTAAATCTACAAAGGAACAAGAGGTAAGTCAGGCGGCCCACCAGCTAACCTCATCAATTGGGAGAGTGGTTCCTGAATTAGCTGTTTTGGGGCCTTCGCCGGGTGCCATTCCCTGGATGAATAAGAAGTACATTTGGGAGGTAACGCTGAAGATTGATCCCGAAAAAGGAGCGGGTTATATCGAGGCAGTTGTGGAGAAAATTATGGGAGTATATGAAGCAGAAACCAAAGGTAGATTCTCATCGGTGAGGGTAAATGTAAACGTGGACGCCATTCAGTAA
- a CDS encoding four helix bundle protein — translation MRNVKYDLQERLINFSVMVLEIVDQLPKTVMGIHFAKQLVKSGTSPAFHHGEAQSAESRKDFIHKLKIGAKELRETQVNISILKKRRILADLILDEILKENNELIAIFVKSIQTATHNLRKET, via the coding sequence ATGAGAAATGTGAAATATGATTTACAGGAAAGGCTGATAAATTTTTCAGTTATGGTACTGGAAATTGTTGATCAGCTGCCCAAAACAGTTATGGGAATCCATTTTGCTAAGCAATTAGTAAAAAGTGGAACATCACCGGCATTTCATCATGGTGAAGCTCAAAGTGCGGAATCAAGAAAAGATTTTATTCATAAACTGAAAATTGGCGCCAAAGAACTTAGAGAGACGCAGGTAAATATTTCTATTCTCAAAAAGAGAAGAATACTTGCTGACCTAATCTTGGATGAAATATTGAAAGAAAACAATGAACTCATTGCAATATTTGTGAAGAGCATCCAAACAGCAACGCACAACCTTAGAAAAGAAACTTAA
- a CDS encoding YifB family Mg chelatase-like AAA ATPase has translation MLSRVYCASTVGVDAKIIDVETHHTNGMVKFFLVGLPDRAVKESRDRVEAAIRNTGSYYPLGRITANLAPADLPKEGNGFDLPLAIGILNMSGQIHTDKLDDTVMLGELALDGKIRPVKGVLPVAVEAAKKGFKYLVVPKENGGEAAVVEGIEVFPFEHLNQVKDWLENRGNIDPLRSNVQEYFHQNGKHNPLDFSDVRGQENVKRALEIAAAGGHNVIMVGPPGSGKTMMARRIPTILPPLTLEEALETTKIHSVSGILESGKALITKRQFRSPHHTVSDVALVGGGSIPMPGEISMAHNGVLFLDELPEFKRSALEVMRQPLEDGSVSISRARMSVTYPSRVMLVASMNPSPSGDWYDPQEMNGTSSMQMQRYLSKISGPLLDRIDLHIEVHKVSYEELSGKAKGESSKDIRERVVEARKIQSKRFMGMKGVYCNAQMSTRTVRKVCKLDDAGSSILKKAITSLGLSARAYDRILKVSRTVADLDHSEEIKSNHVAEAIQYRSLDREGWLG, from the coding sequence ATGCTTTCAAGAGTTTACTGTGCATCCACAGTGGGGGTGGATGCAAAAATTATTGACGTAGAAACACATCACACCAATGGAATGGTCAAGTTCTTTTTGGTGGGATTGCCGGACCGCGCCGTAAAAGAATCAAGAGACCGGGTAGAAGCAGCCATCCGGAATACGGGCTCTTATTATCCATTGGGAAGAATCACCGCAAATCTGGCTCCGGCCGACTTACCTAAAGAAGGAAATGGATTTGATCTGCCCCTCGCCATCGGAATTTTGAATATGTCAGGGCAAATCCATACCGACAAACTGGACGATACCGTAATGCTGGGAGAGTTGGCACTGGATGGAAAAATACGTCCGGTCAAAGGAGTACTTCCGGTTGCCGTTGAGGCTGCCAAAAAAGGATTCAAATACCTGGTGGTTCCCAAAGAAAACGGCGGAGAAGCAGCAGTTGTGGAGGGGATTGAAGTGTTCCCTTTTGAGCATCTGAACCAGGTGAAAGACTGGCTCGAAAACCGCGGAAATATCGATCCATTGAGAAGTAATGTGCAGGAATATTTTCATCAGAATGGGAAACACAATCCGCTGGATTTCAGTGATGTCCGTGGACAGGAAAATGTAAAAAGAGCCCTGGAGATTGCTGCTGCTGGTGGACATAATGTAATTATGGTAGGTCCTCCGGGTTCAGGAAAAACCATGATGGCCCGCCGAATACCAACGATTCTGCCGCCGCTGACTTTGGAGGAAGCTCTTGAAACAACCAAGATCCATTCGGTATCGGGGATTCTGGAATCGGGAAAAGCACTGATTACTAAACGTCAGTTTCGGTCTCCTCATCACACGGTATCGGATGTGGCTTTGGTGGGAGGGGGGAGCATTCCCATGCCCGGCGAGATTTCGATGGCGCATAACGGAGTGCTTTTTTTAGATGAACTACCGGAGTTTAAGCGAAGCGCCCTGGAAGTAATGCGCCAGCCGCTGGAAGATGGCAGCGTATCCATTTCAAGGGCCCGAATGAGCGTGACCTATCCGAGCCGGGTGATGCTGGTGGCTTCGATGAATCCTTCCCCATCAGGTGACTGGTATGATCCACAAGAAATGAATGGCACCAGCTCGATGCAGATGCAAAGATATCTGAGCAAAATCAGCGGGCCGTTGCTGGATCGGATTGATTTGCATATCGAAGTACATAAAGTGAGTTACGAAGAACTATCGGGGAAGGCAAAAGGGGAGTCTTCTAAAGATATTCGGGAGCGGGTAGTGGAAGCCCGAAAAATTCAGTCCAAACGGTTTATGGGGATGAAAGGTGTTTATTGCAATGCCCAAATGAGTACCCGTACCGTCCGGAAAGTCTGCAAGCTGGATGATGCCGGCTCATCTATCCTCAAAAAAGCGATTACTTCCCTGGGACTTTCGGCCCGTGCCTACGATCGTATCCTGAAAGTATCAAGGACAGTAGCCGATCTGGATCACTCCGAAGAAATCAAATCAAACCACGTGGCTGAAGCCATCCAATACAGAAGCCTGGACCGGGAAGGCTGGCTGGGGTAG
- a CDS encoding DUF4342 domain-containing protein, protein MKKEEAKEKAKTIYQEIQGGVNEVIKQIRNLIKEGSARKLIIKDKEGEIKFQTQLAFGVSGAALIGAMAPVISAIGMFAMFINDYQIIVEREVTDDDEYSVDAEFIDIKDEDESEEEKPKAKSKSKKEDSDSEEEEEKEEKTVGKKKK, encoded by the coding sequence ATGAAAAAAGAAGAAGCTAAAGAGAAGGCAAAAACCATTTATCAGGAAATACAGGGCGGCGTAAATGAGGTGATAAAGCAGATCCGGAATTTGATTAAAGAAGGAAGCGCCCGTAAGCTGATTATTAAGGACAAGGAAGGCGAAATTAAATTTCAGACTCAGCTGGCTTTTGGGGTAAGCGGGGCTGCACTTATCGGAGCGATGGCACCCGTCATTTCAGCCATCGGGATGTTTGCCATGTTCATCAACGATTACCAGATTATTGTGGAACGGGAAGTTACCGATGATGATGAGTATTCGGTGGATGCTGAATTTATAGACATCAAAGATGAGGACGAGTCGGAAGAAGAAAAGCCGAAAGCCAAGTCAAAGTCTAAAAAAGAAGATTCGGACTCCGAAGAAGAAGAGGAAAAGGAAGAAAAAACGGTTGGGAAGAAAAAGAAGTGA
- the trxB gene encoding thioredoxin-disulfide reductase, with protein MEDIAGKTFDVVIVGSGPAGLTAALYAARADLSPLVFEGPEPGGQLMTTTDVENFPGYPEGVMGPKMMQDFREQATRFGADCRYGFVSDIDFSKRPYKITVDEKTEVYANAIIASTGASAKWLHLESEQKLRGKGVSACATCDGAFFRDQHVVVVGGGDTAMEEATFLTKFASKVTVVHRRDELRASKAMQTRAFNNDKIEFMWDSELIEVLGDQVVDGVKIKNSNTGEITELEDVTGVFVAIGHKPNTDLFKGVVEMDDVGYIKTKGQSTETDLPGLFACGDAMDAVYRQAVTAAGTGCKAALDAERYLGELESEEAIAESHWK; from the coding sequence ATGGAAGATATTGCCGGAAAAACATTTGACGTTGTAATTGTAGGAAGCGGGCCCGCAGGTTTAACTGCTGCTTTATATGCAGCCAGAGCCGATTTAAGCCCATTGGTATTTGAAGGTCCTGAGCCCGGTGGTCAGCTTATGACCACCACCGATGTAGAGAATTTTCCCGGCTACCCGGAAGGAGTAATGGGCCCGAAAATGATGCAGGACTTCCGAGAGCAGGCTACCCGCTTTGGGGCTGACTGCCGGTACGGTTTTGTATCTGATATCGACTTCAGCAAACGCCCCTATAAAATCACTGTTGATGAAAAAACCGAGGTGTACGCGAATGCAATTATTGCATCCACCGGCGCTTCAGCTAAATGGCTGCACCTTGAAAGCGAGCAGAAGCTGAGAGGGAAAGGCGTATCAGCATGTGCAACTTGCGACGGTGCATTCTTCCGCGACCAGCATGTAGTTGTAGTTGGTGGCGGTGATACAGCCATGGAGGAAGCCACCTTCCTGACTAAATTTGCCAGCAAAGTTACTGTCGTTCATCGTCGGGATGAGCTGCGTGCTTCCAAGGCAATGCAAACCCGCGCATTCAACAACGACAAGATTGAATTTATGTGGGACAGCGAGCTGATTGAAGTTCTTGGTGATCAAGTTGTGGATGGGGTGAAAATAAAGAATAGTAATACTGGCGAAATAACAGAATTAGAGGACGTAACCGGCGTTTTTGTAGCTATCGGTCACAAGCCAAACACGGATCTTTTTAAAGGTGTGGTGGAAATGGATGATGTCGGCTACATCAAAACAAAAGGTCAATCAACCGAAACCGACCTACCCGGATTGTTTGCTTGCGGAGATGCCATGGATGCCGTTTATCGACAGGCAGTAACTGCAGCAGGAACCGGATGTAAAGCCGCTCTTGATGCCGAACGCTATTTAGGTGAGCTTGAAAGCGAAGAAGCCATCGCCGAATCTCATTGGAAGTAA
- a CDS encoding Re/Si-specific NAD(P)(+) transhydrogenase subunit alpha — MIVGVLKETAEHERRVALTPEVTDQLIKQGLNVWVEKDAGLASNFLDQHYKDSGAKVVSGRNEILTQTDILLTIQTPSNEELKKLKKGTILICFLWALQHPELVEELKELEISSLGMDAIPRISRAQNMDALSSMSSIAGYKSALIAANELDKYLPMMMTAAGTIPPSKALVLGAGVAGLQAIATCKRLGSVVEAFDIRPEVKEQVESLGAKFVEVELGEEDTQTEGGYAKELDKSKQDLQREAIHKHAKKSDIIITTALIPGRPAPLLITEQMVKDMAPGSVIVDIAAENGGNCELTEAGKTVIKHDVKIVGPVNLPSRLSHHASKLYSKNMYALLNLLIKEGKADFDFEDEILLKTTITHQGKTISPMLK; from the coding sequence GTGATTGTTGGAGTTTTAAAGGAAACAGCTGAACATGAACGTCGGGTTGCGCTTACACCCGAAGTCACTGACCAACTAATTAAACAGGGGCTTAATGTCTGGGTTGAAAAAGATGCCGGACTTGCATCCAACTTTTTAGACCAACATTACAAAGATTCAGGAGCTAAGGTAGTGTCCGGCAGGAATGAAATTCTCACCCAAACTGACATCCTCCTTACTATTCAAACTCCTTCCAACGAAGAACTTAAGAAGTTAAAGAAGGGAACCATTCTCATTTGCTTCCTCTGGGCTCTTCAGCACCCTGAGTTGGTAGAAGAGCTCAAAGAACTGGAAATTTCTTCGCTTGGGATGGATGCCATCCCCCGCATATCACGGGCACAGAATATGGATGCCTTGTCTTCCATGAGTTCCATTGCCGGTTATAAATCTGCTCTGATCGCGGCCAATGAGCTCGACAAATATCTGCCCATGATGATGACCGCCGCCGGAACTATCCCGCCTTCCAAAGCACTGGTTTTAGGTGCCGGAGTTGCCGGACTTCAGGCCATTGCAACCTGCAAACGACTGGGATCTGTGGTTGAAGCTTTTGACATCCGCCCGGAAGTAAAAGAGCAGGTAGAAAGTCTGGGTGCCAAGTTCGTTGAAGTTGAACTTGGCGAGGAAGACACACAGACCGAAGGAGGCTATGCCAAAGAGCTGGATAAGAGTAAGCAAGACCTCCAGCGTGAAGCCATACATAAGCACGCGAAGAAATCAGACATTATCATCACTACTGCTTTGATACCGGGCAGGCCAGCACCACTTCTTATCACCGAGCAGATGGTGAAAGACATGGCCCCGGGTTCTGTGATCGTTGATATAGCTGCTGAAAACGGCGGGAATTGTGAACTGACCGAGGCCGGGAAAACGGTCATCAAACATGATGTTAAAATTGTGGGACCTGTAAATCTGCCAAGCCGACTTTCTCATCATGCCAGCAAGCTTTATTCAAAGAATATGTACGCTTTACTAAATCTTCTTATTAAAGAAGGAAAAGCAGATTTTGATTTTGAAGACGAAATTCTGCTTAAAACCACCATCACCCATCAGGGCAAAACCATTAGTCCAATGTTGAAATAA